A single window of Terriglobales bacterium DNA harbors:
- a CDS encoding serine/threonine-protein kinase, which translates to MIGSTFGGYRIEDRIGAGGMGVVYRAHDVNLDRPVAIKTLLAPDTPDPAGEARFLREARAASRLQHPSIMTIHQFGVEGRTRYIVMEYVEGRTLKKMMDGRPLEVGQLLEIAVQVAEGLVTAHEHGVIHRDLKAENIMVTPRGQVKILDFGLAKLRDRDPIGDPGETRSSFETTGLTLLGTVSHMSPEQALAIEIDPRTDIFSFGVVLYEMATGKTPFSGPTPQATLARILSQEPPSIPSLNPEIPPELDRLIRNCLQKDRTCRPAARDVRDRLKNIQASLSANKLTASAIRPALELVAQKASQPSYVTIAPPVAPRAEPGIKNWYLAIRGLRKGLSVGMLLWPISFVAYFFVAGGLVRPEAIADTWFLTAVQAVAEPPLHLAHDLIAVNLRSGHWDFMVLALAAAALVLRSLLLTPVRRVEAKLNARLHGRPLPRS; encoded by the coding sequence ATGATCGGCTCGACCTTCGGCGGTTATCGCATCGAAGACCGCATTGGTGCCGGCGGCATGGGTGTAGTGTACCGTGCCCACGACGTGAATCTGGACCGGCCCGTTGCCATCAAAACCCTGCTGGCGCCCGACACGCCCGATCCGGCCGGCGAGGCCCGCTTCCTGCGTGAAGCCCGCGCCGCTTCCCGCCTGCAGCATCCCTCCATCATGACCATCCACCAGTTCGGCGTGGAAGGCCGCACGCGCTACATCGTGATGGAGTACGTGGAAGGCCGCACGCTGAAGAAGATGATGGACGGCCGTCCGCTGGAGGTGGGGCAGTTGCTGGAGATCGCCGTGCAAGTGGCCGAAGGCCTGGTCACGGCGCACGAGCATGGCGTGATCCATCGCGACCTGAAGGCGGAAAACATCATGGTGACGCCGCGCGGCCAGGTGAAGATCCTGGACTTCGGGCTGGCCAAGCTGCGCGACCGCGATCCGATCGGCGATCCCGGTGAGACCCGCTCGTCGTTCGAAACTACGGGCCTAACGCTGCTGGGCACGGTGAGCCATATGTCGCCGGAGCAGGCCCTGGCCATCGAGATCGACCCGCGCACGGACATCTTTTCCTTCGGCGTGGTGCTGTACGAGATGGCGACCGGCAAGACGCCGTTTTCCGGTCCCACGCCGCAGGCGACGCTGGCCCGCATCCTCAGCCAGGAGCCGCCCTCGATTCCCAGCCTGAACCCGGAGATTCCACCCGAACTCGACCGGCTGATCCGCAACTGCCTGCAGAAGGACCGCACCTGCCGCCCCGCGGCCCGCGACGTCCGCGACCGGCTGAAGAACATCCAGGCCTCGCTGAGCGCCAACAAACTGACTGCTTCGGCCATCCGTCCGGCTTTGGAGCTGGTGGCGCAGAAGGCCAGCCAGCCCTCGTATGTGACGATAGCGCCGCCGGTTGCGCCCCGCGCTGAGCCCGGCATCAAGAACTGGTACCTGGCAATACGCGGGCTGCGTAAAGGGCTCTCGGTGGGAATGCTGCTGTGGCCGATTTCTTTCGTCGCCTACTTCTTCGTCGCGGGTGGACTGGTGCGTCCGGAAGCCATCGCGGACACCTGGTTCCTGACCGCCGTCCAGGCAGTCGCCGAACCGCCGCTGCATTTGGCGCATGACCTTATTGCTGTAAATCTGCGGTCAGGTCACTGGGACTTCATGGTGCTGGCGCTGGCGGCGGCGGCGCTGGTTCTGCGCTCCCTGCTGTTGACGCCGGTGCGTCGCGTCGAGGCCAAGCTGAACGCGCGCCTGCACGGACGCCCCCTGCCGCGCTCCTGA